ATGAACTTAACAAAGGAAACAATTCCAATCCAAGTGACTCAAGAAGCAAAGTGTTGTGCTCCAATATGGTTATCATTTTAGTAAGCAAAATAACCGGTGTGCAATCGCCGCCCTTGATATTAAAGAAGCACGATAATTGGAAGGTATCGCTTTCTTCGAGGGCCCCAAGTGAAGCCATTAATTGTCTTTCCAAACTAGCCTTTCAATGTCACGAAACCAAGCGTTTCCTGTATATAGATGAAAAACAATCTAGTGAAATCAGTTTCACTTCAGGTGAATTAGAATACTCAGATCCCAATGATCCCACGAAAGCCACTCATTCTGTTCTTCCTTGGTCAGCCATGTGGTCAATTATTTCCACGCAATCTGTTCGAACGATGTTTTATAACGAACCAATTCACCAAAACGCATTTCACGTAGTTCCTAGTATGCCGTTTGTGAAATTTATTCGACTTGATGAAAATTCAATGTTCCACATTTATGGCACTGGGTTTGCAAATGATGTGCAGATTTGGATGGCGTATACGCGGTGTGAAGTGAAGTCTATCAATGCATTCAAGCCTGATACGACGTTACCCCCAGACATTATTTCAGACTCCCGGTTCTCTTCACGAGTATATGCTTGTACTGCAAATTTAATCGAATTAATTTGCGAAATCCCGGTGTGTATGTTTGAACCAACAGTGGAATTATCTcccattttattatttcaatACGAGACACTCTTTCATTCTGGATATAAGTGGCCTTTGGAAAGTCACTAAATTATTTGTCTTtactacttttttattattgaaaagtttttgcAAGGGATtagtatatttatttttactctttttgtttttctttaaaaaatggttttatTGTCAACTACACATATTTGCCATATCCTTTCGCACTACtgtgtttatttattactaCAACTTTGTTTTCCCGAAATCTGATATTATTGTTactattatttatattattggTTTGCATAGTTGAAATTCGGACGGTTAGCTTTTTGCATAAAGGTTTGTTACTAATATTTCTATTCTATAATGGTTAATGTTGATGCGGAGGAACATCCTCGTCAGAAGCCTAATTCAAGTAAACATGGTTTTCGCCCTTGATTAACCGAAAGTATCTTTTTCGTAAAACGATGTTAGTGTTATGGAATGTCTCTACTCGGTCagcaattctttttcttaaaagaGGAGATTTTGCTTGACACGTTATTTATTGTATAAGTTCTTattcttatttaattatttgaGTGATAAACATTGCAACAGAGCACAAGAAATGAGCAACAACATAGCTTGGATTAATCAATCGATGAAAGCCGTGGAGGGGATTGATTTTAGTGGGTGTTGTACTTTTATATAGTATGCTCCTTTGTCATTGTTTATAACTTCTGGAAGGTCGGATttctattctttttattaattcttaattacttaaaatatttttcattttttttatttcctgTTTATTTTCGAAAGCTTCTCTCAAGTTCTTTTGGCATTTAAGACGAGAGAAGCTATTTAATGTTTCTTTCTCTTActcttgtttatttattatttgaaaaaaaaaacacgtCCCGAGCTTTTGTGATATTCATTCATAATCTAAAGCTAAAGATGCTTCACCAATCCCTTCCGTCTTACTAAAGCATATGGATGGACACATATTTATGTTTAAATGTTTATACGCATATGTAATACCTCTTTGTTTATTGCATCGCGAAATGCCTGTTGTTCCGCAAAAATGAACCGAATTTGATTAGCATACCTTCGaactttattatttaatcaatCTTAATAAAAACCAAGGCGTTTAATACTTGAAATCGCCTTAGCTTACATTACAATATGTCTATGGTTTTACACCTGGTAAGATAAAACTTATAAAGTAGACCGGAGTCAGAAGATGTGATTGTTTACTTCGAGATACCATGCGCGCAATATAAGAACAGTTTATATAGCAATCCGTAAAGTAGAGTTGTCCgtattataaaaatagagaTAGGATTATCGATGAAAAATCACGAGATTTGTGATTTCCCTTCCTAAACATTCCCGTTGATTCATAAACTGTAGCGATTAACGCAATCTAGCAAAAGTTCATAATCATAAACATAGCGCAAGGTAAAGGTATACAGGATAAATTGCAATAAATAGTAGATAAGgtaattgaaattgaagtCTGTATGTGCAAGTAAAATTGTTGTGATACAACTCACAATCTTCACAGCACTAAAGCTGCGTTTCTTTGCGCTGCCAATTAGCTGTCTTTTGcctaaacaaaaaaaaaagggattGGTAAAACAGTCAACTAGATTTGTGGCATATCTTATTTAGTCGGCAGTAgggtatttttttaaggaatTTGATATTGTCAGGGAGGTTTATTTTATCCAGATTTGTGTTGTAAAGTATGTCTTCCTTCGGCACTTTGTTTAAAGTTACTACATATGGCGAATCGCACTGCAAAAGTGTAGGATGCATCGTCGAGGGATGTCCTCCAGGAATGAATTTGACGGAAAGTGATGTTCAGGTTCAACTTACGCGTCGACGCCCTGGACAGTCTAATTTGACGACTCCTCGTAATGAAAAAGACAAAGTTCAAATTCAAAGCGGTACGGAGTTTGGCGTGACTCTGGGAACTCCGATTGGAATGCTGGTTCTAAACCAAGATCAGAAACCACACGATTATTCCGATATGGACAACTACCCTCGTCCTTCTCACGCTGATTATACCTACTTGGAGAAATACGGTGTCAAGGCATCTTCGGGTGGTGGTCGATCCAGTGCCCGTGAAACCATTGGACGAGTCGCGGCTGGTGCAATTGCTGAAAAGTATCTCTTAGAAGCTTATGGTGTCGAAATCGTTGCCTTTGTTTCCAGTGTAGGCAAAATAGCCATTCCATTGCACGAAACCGCTTCTTCCGCCATATTGGACCCAGAGGATGATACATTTGAATCTCCTATAACCGCTGAATATCTGAAATTCCTCAATAAAATTACGAGAGAGGAAGTCGATAAAACCACTGTTCGTTGTCCTCATGCTGCGACGGCCGCCAAGATGGCTGAACGTATTACTCGAGCTCGTGATAACCACGATTCCATCGGTGGTACTGTAACCTGTGTGATCCGTAATGTTCCCACCGGTCTTGGTGAACCATGTTTTGACAAACTTGAGGCCAAGCTTGCTCATGCCATGATGAGTATTCCTGCCACCAAGTCTTTTGAAATTGGCTCAGGCCGTGAAGGCTGCAAAGTTGCTGGATCCAAGCATAACGATCTTTTTTACCGAAATGCTGATACTGGCAAGCTTGGTACCTTGACCAATAACAGTGGAGGTGTCCAAGGTGGTATTTCCAATGGCGAAAACGTTTACTTCACCATTGGCTTTAAGTCTCCTGCTACCATCGGCGTAGAACAGTCAACTAGCCGTTACGATGGTAGTGACGGTGTTCTTGCTGCCAAGGGTCGTCATGATCCCTGTGTTGTTCCCCGTGCCATTCCCATCGTTGAAGCCATGGCTGCTCTTGTCGTTATGGATGCTGTCATGATTCAACAAAGTCGTATTGCCTCTCGAAACCTACTCCCCAATGctcaataaattaaaaaaagttaaaaataagCTAGTTTGGGGGCAAGAATCTCACTTCAATTGAGTTAGCCTACTGGATTATCTTATTTTGATGCGCCAAAAAGAGAGGATTAGATATACCTTTTGTCTCTTAGATTACATatgtacattttttttggaggGTAAATTTAACACAAATTAAGGCATATTTAACAGATACTTGTCAATATAGTGTGTAAGAttataaatgaatatttttaaaaaaagtaaaaaatttaatacaCAAGAAAAACTAAAGAAGTGTTGCAAAGAGTATAAGACCTTCTCTTCAACTAGCAATTGATGTTTGTTTGTATGcagatttttttcatgtttATTACACAGACACCTGCGGTACACAATCTAAATTGGTGACCAAATATAGCTTTTGCCATTCTCTTTTAATCTTGCCATTGATTTTTCTCTCATCTAAGTATTCATACTTACACACTGTGTATGCAATTATGATATATTATACCGGCAGTTTGGTCAtgttgcaaaaaattttttttgctaatgcCGTTTATCGGCACATCGTCTATGCTTGTAGATGAAGTAAAGGATTATTattatgtaaaaaaaaaaatctttggaTTTATGGGTTTTACTATCAACGTTTCCATACTTGTGAGAAAAAGTGGTAGTTGTTTTAAAGtaatattttgaataatcGAAATTTGTTATAGAATATTTCTGATGTTCCACACATTTTACGTACCAAAAAACCTCTGTAAGAAAATAGTATTCTATTATGAAGCCTTCTTCTCAGGCGTACTTCTCGTTAGTCCCACCTATGATGAAATAGCAACCATCCCGTCTACTATCTGGAAAAGGAGGATTACGTATAGTAGTGTAATACGGAATAGTGAAAGGTACTTCGCAAAAATGATCATTCCAAAAGTGCTCATCGTCATCCCTCACCAGGTGTCGTGCTACGGTATAGATGTACCTAACCTTTTCCAACCACCAGTATAACGTAGGCTTGATTTTAAACAAGAtattaatcaattttgGAGATTGAGGACTACTAAAAATCTACAAGTcttaaagaagaaataaatttcagAGTCATTTAGCTTGGTAGCTTTACGACTATAGCCCCGCCGAAATACGAGTTGCCTAGTCCCCGATAGAGGAAAAGCTCGATTAGTAAATCCGGTAATTCATGTACTTATTGACTATTGAAGCTATTTAAGAGGACTCGAGGAACACTTCCTGATGGGATCAGTGaataatgaagaaaaaactttaattGAGCCACAACGTCTTTTACGGAAAAATACTTGGCATCCAGAGGTAGACGATAGCGAAGTTCCTCCTTCTGTCTTTCCTGAATATCCCGTCCACAAGGCCATCCAGAAAACGTCCGATTCATTTCGTAAACGGAACTACAGCGCGGGAGATTATGTAATAGCCCCGTTGGGCGGAGAACGTGAAGGAAGTTCGTTAACTCACTCATGGACTTTTCAACCTGGTAAGCATAACCAGCGTCTTTATTCTGATAATTTTCAAGAGGCTCAGCGCCAGTGGAAGCGCCTGCAAGAATGGGGCGAGGTGaaggaaacaaaaaagataagAAAGCGGTTTGATCGGTTTTCGGGTCGTAAATACATTAACCACTATGAGATTATAAAAGAACTAGGACGTGGTATGCACGGTAAAGTCAAGCTTGGCCGTGATACCGTTACCCGCGAACTGTTGGCGATCAAGATCATCCCGAAGACGGAACGTCGTCCGAAACTGGGCCGAGCCAATGCTTCCAgtcaaaaggaaaaagttCGTCGCGAAATTGCCATCTTAAAGAAATGTGTCCATCCTAATGTCGTCCGCTTGCGCGAGGTCATTGACGATCCATCCTCAACGAAGGTGTATCTTGTTTTAGAGTACATGAGTGGTGGGGAAGTGCCATGGACAGATTGTGACTCCCCCGTACTCTCGATTAGCGAGGCAAGACAATACTTTCGCGATGTTGTCTTGGGTCTAGAGTATTTACATTACCAAGGCATTATTCATCGAGATATTAAACCCGCCAACCTTCTCCTTAACTCTTCTAATTGTGTCAAAATATCTGATTTTGGTGTTTCGTACATTGCCAACGCTGGCCTGAATGAAGACAACGACGTTGAGCTTGCAAAAACTGTCGGCACTCCTGCTTTTTTCGCCCCTGAATTGTGCTGGACCGATTTGGATCGCCCAAGGCCTAAGATTTCTGAAGCAATAGACGTATGGGCTTTAGGCGTTACTTTGTTTTGCCTTTTGTTTGGTCGTTGTCCATTTAATGCTAGCATGGAGTATGAGCTTTTTGACAAAATCGTCAATGAGCGTCTGAACATCCCTTCTACACCCGACATTGGTGAAGAGGGTCGAGATTTGCTTAAAAGATTATTATGCAAAGATCCTGAACAACGTATAACACTTGTAGAAGTAAAACTTCACCCATGGACATTGGATGGCTTGAAGGATCCTGAAAAATGGTTGCAAAACACTGATCCCAGTACCGTCAGTCGTGTTGAGGTTTCTACAGACGAAGTTGCTTCTGCAATCAGCCTTGTGGGTCGTCTTCGCAGAAAACTTGGTAAGCTGTTTCGTTTCCGCCGTCCAAAAGCGCGAGTGTTTGATTCTTCCTCCTCTGTTCCTTCCGACTCTTCCATTTGTCGGCCTGAGAGCTCTGGTAATTCTTCAATTGGTTTATCCGCGTCCGAGTTGTCCGATTCTTTTAATCGGCTTGCGGTGAATGAGTCTCAGAAGGATCGTGAAAGAAAGCAAGTACATCCTGTCGAAATGGGTCGTAATAGTTCTGAGAAAAAGCCTAGATGTGACTTTGGCTGGGACTATGAGGCATTTCCCAATGACAATCAAGATGCTGATGATGCTTGCAGCTATAATACCGGCGACTCTATTCCACAAGTCTCCAAATCCATTAACGGTCATTTCGAAACGTATAGTCGCACGTCGATGGATACGGATGATGTAGCCTCTTTCGAATCTCCAAATGCGAAGCATGAGGAAAGTGGAATGCCTGTCGTTACTTTTCGTAATTATGAGAATTATGATGCTAATCCGTCCAATTTTCATCCAGTGGTTCCTGGTTTTGTATCATCACCTAACCTTCATTTAGCCGGGGGCTCTGACACACCTATCTACTGCATTGAGCATTCCTTCACACCAACTAATTGAGTGCTGTATGAACATTTCccaattttattcaattgttttttttttgcaatgtAGGTTGCATGTGTCTTTTAATTACTCATTTCTTATTCTTGGCTTTTTACCTAGTGTTCAATAACACTTTGTCATTCGTTTTCATCAAATCATGTCATTCGGACcttttagatttttatttgtccTATATGTTTGCCCCATCTCAAGAGaagcctttttttttcctttttctaaataagACGCTTAGGTTCCAAgtcttttggaaaaaaggTGACTTTATTGATGATTCTTGCGCATTCCACTCGTTTTACtcgtttattttaaaatgttttattatctAATGTGCCTTTTGTTTACCTCGTATATcgtgattttttttcctatgagcaaaaaaaatttactgaTTAGACGTTGAAACTGgtttttttgatgaattcTTCTTATTCCTGGCATaggaaataaatatcattttattatttttttatgaccTAGTTTGTAATTTCTTCTATGTGCTGTTGTGATACAAATCTATTGAATATAGGTGAAGTGGGGCAACTTTTGTATGGTGTGATTTAGAAGACAGACAGCAATATTGCTACCATTTGAGAAATTTTATCTTCTAAAGCCTACAAATTGGACGTATgaagaatttttataaactaATATTTTGTAAGGgaaaatcttcattttcctcGTTTGGACTTATTCGTGAAGCAGATGATGCTTCGTCTTCGAACCACAGATGATCTCCGTATGAAATACAGAGTTCctcatttgtttttatctCTCGTAATGTGTAATATGAGATGTAGTTATTGCGATTGTCTTTTTTCCAATACACGTTTGGATGACGGTCGTGATTGAACATACTTCCAAGTCCTAGAGCTAATCCTTGTTTGCCTTCGCTCCAAACATATGTGTATTCGTTAAGAACTGTATACTGTCCATGTTGTTCATATTCTTCTTTGCTGAACATCAATACAGGACTAATCTCAATGCATGTTTGTGCTGGAATAGGCTCAAGAGCAAATACTCCTCGGCCTTTTCGTTCTGTATCACGAATCTAAAGCGTTAGTAAACTTATAATTAGACACAATCGTTCAGTCTGTCGACTGATTTTactaaagaaaagaaaagaatgtgaaatgttttcttttatataaATGATTATGAATCATGCTGTGAATCGTTGATCCGTAACATTACCCTTTCGATTAtacaacaacaacaatcTTCgacatttgctttttctaCTGTCTGACTCAACTCATAGCAAAATTCacacaaataaatataaatgaATCGAAAcacaaaaaagttaatttAAAGTGACTTTTAACTTTCTTCTATCTTCTAGCTATCCTACAATACCTTACCTCAAGCGGACTACGAATAACAGGAATCCGCATTACAAAATCAATTTGACAACTGTCTTAATGATCGGTGTGCTTCACTTCTTACACCTTTTGTGAATTACTTAATTTTAGATGTTTCGTGTCTTTATAGATGAGCCAGGGAGTTGATTTCTTTGGGCTCACGTTTGatgtctttcttttttcatatattaaattagtAATTTCTAATAGAAATAAACCAAACAAGGAACTTATTTCACATATACGAATGGCAAAAATAGTTAGTAAGTTAAtaggaaaaaatttatttttcccAAATAAGGCAGCTATAAGACTCCTTAAACCTATTGTGGTGATACTTCGGGTCATGGTACGTTGCTATATTCACTTTAGTAGATAAAAGGTTATAGTGCGCTATGTTTTTCTATCGAACATTTTGCTGCATAAACAGTCGCAAGTTACCGTTTTCCATTTAGTGTATGGAGGATGCTTTTTGAGGTATTGGCGATCTGTAGTTAAATTGGCATTTGAACAGGTTGGAAAGTGCGTAGGAATAGTTATACTGTTAGCGTTGAAGTGCCCAATTCCTTACGAAAAAAGTTTCGCACGATTTATGTGGAATCGATTTGTGGCATATTTAGTAAGtttattcttcaaaaatataatataagCTACAAAACAAGTTATCTTTTCCTTAATTATTGCATATGCGATTGCGATCATTTACGATGCTTTAAGTTGCGAGTGGAATGGAAAGTATCGCAGATCATTTCTTTCTCGCAGGTCTCTCTAACGGATTTGTGAGTGTATCCAATTCTCAATTTCGAGCAGATAGACTTGATGAAGACGCCATATCTGTTTCTAGTTCTATCATCCAAAACAATACAAGGAAGTCGCCATTAAAAAGAGTGTCAATCACTTCTGAGtcttctttttataaagaaaataccTTTGCGCATCACAACACCACTGGATCCAATTCTGTGGGTCCAAAGAAGCCGTTTTTAGATTATCATCACTCAACATCTAACACACCGaccaagaaaaaaaaggattcaTTTGACCATGCCTCCGTTACGTCCTTACATCGTCGTAGCTTATCCTCTAATACTTCAACACCTCGAAAGTATCATTCCAGAAAGCCATACTCCGAGCCTTCTGTCATCGATAAAGAGCATTTACAAAACCGCGTTAGTATCGGTACTACGCATACCCAAAATGATTTGTATCAGTCTTATGTTGCATATCCTGATGCCCTGCCCTTATTCGCTGCTACCCATCCATTCGAGAGACGCTATCCTCCTTCTCTCCTCCATCAATTCCCTTCTTCCAAGgacataaaaaatgagaCACCGACTATTGACCGTTGTGATTTCCCTAATTATGTTCCGATGTTTGCTTTTCCTAACGACATAACTATAAAAGAATCGGATGTTAGACCTGTATCAACCTACCACTCTTTTGCTTTGACCAGTGACAATAACAGCCACTTGTATGGGATTTGCGTGGTAGTTTGGGTTGCAATGCCTCAATCTATGCAAAATGACTTGGAAAAGGAATGTGAAGTTTGGAGAGCTAATAATACGACTGTGGAAGACCGTGAGGTTGCCGAGAAGCTTTTATCCAGTTTAGAAACGGAGCGATCAAAACTTTcttcattattattaaaaatgcaaGAAAAGGAACTTGAAGGGAGTGATTCCATCGATCCTATACTCTTGGAAAAGATTGATGTCTGTGAAGAAAACATTATTCTTTATACTGAACTTCTTCGTCCTATGCGCTATAAATTACCTAGATTTGTTCATGGACTGACAAATAACAGGACTTTATGGATACCCAATGCTTATGGATTATTGAGTAAGCATTCACATTTGCAGTCCTTTTGTCGGGATTGGCTTCGAATAGTATGCTCCTCTATTCAAGCTGAAGATCTCGATTTTATCCCTTCGTCAGATTTAAATTCCCTTAAATCACTAAACCTTCAATCGTTtgtaaaaaacatttgCTGTGATGTTCCTTTGCCGCCGAAAGGACTTCTGCAGTTGCAAGTTAATGTCGGCCCATTAAATCTTTACGCATTTAGGAGTCCAGTCAATGAAATCCCAGGTTGGAATGATGTTGACTTATATCCGTTATTTCGTGCATTAAGTATCCCTAATATTCTTGTTCTTTTTGAGGCTGCTTTAATGGAAGCTAaagttatatttttgtCTGAAAACTTAGGAATGCTGGGATATGCATCACAAGCTTTACTACATTTGCTTTATCCTCTTACGTGGCAAGGGCTTTATATTCCTGTTTTACCCAGGCGTTTGATATCTTGTTTTGAAGCTCCTTGTTCGTACATTATTGGCACTCTATCGTACTTTTTTCATATGGACGACGTTCCTCTGGACAATATTCCGCTTGTTGTTTGTGACcttgataaaaattctGTATCTACGTTTGGGAAAATTGTTCGTCTTTCTCGCTCATTGCGATCTAAGTTACAGGCCCATCTGAAGCTTGCGGCGCCACTTCatgataaattttatgTACCACATAGCCCTCCAAAGTACACAATGGAAACTTATCCAAATAATGTCCTTTCGTTGAGTACAGTTACATGTTTTCCTTTGAGAGAAAAGTTTTCTATCCCAGCACTTTTGTCTTTTAGAAGCTccaatttttccaaaaggCCTTATGTACTCTCTCCTATCTTAAACGGTTTCCTTAAGCTTCAAGACAATCCTTCGAGTATTTATTTTGCGAAGCAAACTGACTCGCGCCAGTCATCAGcttcaaaacttttatatgCGCGTTTACAGGCGCCTGAGCATGCTCGCAACTTTTCTTCTCCCCCTTTTACGAGACCTGCTTCtccatcttcttcaaagtttcggttttcttcttcttctttccAATCGACGATAAGAAGAAATTCCCTCACATCACCTTATTCGGTCCCTGAACTTCGTTCTTCTGAATCTAATCAAAATAAAGCTGGTTCTATTAACACCGGATCTGCTGTGAACCTTGTGAGTTCTAAGCCAGGAGAACAAAAAGTTCACATTATGTACAAAGAGGGGCATAAGCTGAGACGCATCTATAAAATGTTTCCCGCGGATAGCGCTGGCTCCATTTGCGCTGTCTCAGGATATGCATTGGGTGACGTCCATGTTCAATGCGATAATTGTGGGCTACGTGTTAATCTGGATTTCATAAAACATATATCAATGCCATGTGTTCCAGCATGTTTTAATAGTCAGCAGATATTAGtgacatttttaaaattctttataaaaatcttAGGGTCATATCGGAATTATTTACGCAAACCTCATATGTCTCGTGAAAATTTTGGTATTTCTAAAGGAAGTGGTGGTCTTATAGGATCATTCGActtcaataaatttactCGGCAAGCTTCCAAAGTTCACGGGAGTTGGATTTCATCACTTTGTAGCTCACAGGCATTTGCAGAATTCATTGGCGATCGATGCGAGCTTGATCTAAATGATCCCCGAGTGGCACTGTTTGATCAGTTACTTCTTTGTGAACGCAATCATGGTAAACCAAGGCTTTTTGGAAAGGCCACCCCTTTTCTACGAGACAAGTCATTGGAAATCCAAAGAATTGAGGTTGCACCTATACCAGCTTCGTTGAAGAATGACAATGCTTTACACTAGGTTAGGTTATAGACGCACTATTTACGAATTATTAATGCTCAATAGACTTCTTTTTGGTTATagttaaaatatttaatcGAACAACTCTAAAAcgcttttcattttttatactttgattaaatttgtgaatttttaatataaagTCATATACATCTTAAGTTGAGAGAAATTAAATACTCATTATGTTTGACTCATAGTTAAAAAGCTCTAATCATAATGAATAGTTGCACACTTCTTTGGTTTTATAAATGTCGGCGTAATTGCTAAAATGATCAACTAGAAAAACCTTGCAACCTAGCCTTGGCTAACTCTCGTAGCTTTTCAATTGTTTCTaactcttttttatttctttcctcaattttatttcgaAGCTCTTGGTCGCGCTCAAGTCTTTCCATTTCTCGTTTTGAAGCCCTGAATTCTGACcgttgttttttttgcttcaatCGGGACTGAAATGAGTCCCGGTCTCCGTATAAGTCGGTTTCTTTCAAGTCTTCTTCATTGTCAGATGCTTCGCGATAATGCTTCAAAGCAGCTcgtttttccttctttttctgtTGCATAGCTTCTTTGCTTCCTGCTGGTTCTTTTGGAAGAATTTCATCCAACAATTCTGTCTCCCTTTTAGCTTGCGATTTAAAAGCTGATTTTCGGGATAGCTTTCTCAACTCGTTTAATTGCTCCTGCAATTCTCGTCGATCTTGTAAATTTTCCAAAGTTGGTCGACTTGGACCTACAAGACGAGCATAAGAGGGTTGAGATATTCTCTTTCCCAACGAATACcatttacttttcatttttccaTCATTCCATCTTTTTACAAAGCGTCGCCAGAGGTCGTGTACAGAATCTTGATCACAAGTACCCAAATCGATCTGCTTCTCTTCCTTAAcatattctttaaatatttcattgAACATTTCTTTCTGAGTAATGTCTTTATAATTGATTTTCCCCTGcatattcaataaatatttcGAACAAAATTGTACATGATTTTCttgtaatttttcaagttcCTCAAACAAGTTAAACAAACGcggaaataaataaaattaaattcaataataCTTTACGTCGATCGGAGGTTCATATATTATGACTCTGGGTACAACATTTCAGATAGTGAAAAGCTCATGAGCTTGAAGTCGTACAAGGAAGAGTATGCCTAAAGTCAAATAGGAGTAAGcttaattaaatcaataaatacAATGCCAAACTGTCATaaaatttctcaaaataAGTTTGTCTGTTTAAcaagtttaaaatttgatatcacgatttaaaaaaaatactacaTTAGTTGGTTTGCCTTACAATGTTTTGTTCACTAACTTATGTTATACCAACCATTAGCTATAATTGATTCAGCGAGAGAATAATTGCAAAATCATCTTCAGAAAGCGAAActaagaaacaaaaaaattgtttctcTTTCAAAGATAACAGTCAAGGAAAAAGCAgctacaaaaaataaaaaataagaaaaaatcgttgttca
Above is a genomic segment from Schizosaccharomyces pombe strain 972h- genome assembly, chromosome: III containing:
- the aro2 gene encoding chorismate synthase, encoding MSSFGTLFKVTTYGESHCKSVGCIVEGCPPGMNLTESDVQVQLTRRRPGQSNLTTPRNEKDKVQIQSGTEFGVTLGTPIGMLVLNQDQKPHDYSDMDNYPRPSHADYTYLEKYGVKASSGGGRSSARETIGRVAAGAIAEKYLLEAYGVEIVAFVSSVGKIAIPLHETASSAILDPEDDTFESPITAEYLKFLNKITREEVDKTTVRCPHAATAAKMAERITRARDNHDSIGGTVTCVIRNVPTGLGEPCFDKLEAKLAHAMMSIPATKSFEIGSGREGCKVAGSKHNDLFYRNADTGKLGTLTNNSGGVQGGISNGENVYFTIGFKSPATIGVEQSTSRYDGSDGVLAAKGRHDPCVVPRAIPIVEAMAALVVMDAVMIQQSRIASRNLLPNAQ
- the ssp1 gene encoding calcium/calmodulin-dependent (CaMKK) protein kinase Ssp1, with amino-acid sequence MGSVNNEEKTLIEPQRLLRKNTWHPEVDDSEVPPSVFPEYPVHKAIQKTSDSFRKRNYSAGDYVIAPLGGEREGSSLTHSWTFQPGKHNQRLYSDNFQEAQRQWKRLQEWGEVKETKKIRKRFDRFSGRKYINHYEIIKELGRGMHGKVKLGRDTVTRELLAIKIIPKTERRPKLGRANASSQKEKVRREIAILKKCVHPNVVRLREVIDDPSSTKVYLVLEYMSGGEVPWTDCDSPVLSISEARQYFRDVVLGLEYLHYQGIIHRDIKPANLLLNSSNCVKISDFGVSYIANAGLNEDNDVELAKTVGTPAFFAPELCWTDLDRPRPKISEAIDVWALGVTLFCLLFGRCPFNASMEYELFDKIVNERLNIPSTPDIGEEGRDLLKRLLCKDPEQRITLVEVKLHPWTLDGLKDPEKWLQNTDPSTVSRVEVSTDEVASAISLVGRLRRKLGKLFRFRRPKARVFDSSSSVPSDSSICRPESSGNSSIGLSASELSDSFNRLAVNESQKDRERKQVHPVEMGRNSSEKKPRCDFGWDYEAFPNDNQDADDACSYNTGDSIPQVSKSINGHFETYSRTSMDTDDVASFESPNAKHEESGMPVVTFRNYENYDANPSNFHPVVPGFVSSPNLHLAGGSDTPIYCIEHSFTPTN
- the set7 gene encoding histone lysine methyltransferase Set7, yielding MRIPVIRSPLEIRDTERKGRGVFALEPIPAQTCIEISPVLMFSKEEYEQHGQYTVLNEYTYVWSEGKQGLALGLGSMFNHDRHPNVYWKKDNRNNYISYYTLREIKTNEELCISYGDHLWFEDEASSASRISPNEENEDFPLQNISL
- a CDS encoding diacylglycerol-binding protein, whose amino-acid sequence is MESIADHFFLAGLSNGFVSVSNSQFRADRLDEDAISVSSSIIQNNTRKSPLKRVSITSESSFYKENTFAHHNTTGSNSVGPKKPFLDYHHSTSNTPTKKKKDSFDHASVTSLHRRSLSSNTSTPRKYHSRKPYSEPSVIDKEHLQNRVSIGTTHTQNDLYQSYVAYPDALPLFAATHPFERRYPPSLLHQFPSSKDIKNETPTIDRCDFPNYVPMFAFPNDITIKESDVRPVSTYHSFALTSDNNSHLYGICVVVWVAMPQSMQNDLEKECEVWRANNTTVEDREVAEKLLSSLETERSKLSSLLLKMQEKELEGSDSIDPILLEKIDVCEENIILYTELLRPMRYKLPRFVHGLTNNRTLWIPNAYGLLSKHSHLQSFCRDWLRIVCSSIQAEDLDFIPSSDLNSLKSLNLQSFVKNICCDVPLPPKGLLQLQVNVGPLNLYAFRSPVNEIPGWNDVDLYPLFRALSIPNILVLFEAALMEAKVIFLSENLGMLGYASQALLHLLYPLTWQGLYIPVLPRRLISCFEAPCSYIIGTLSYFFHMDDVPLDNIPLVVCDLDKNSVSTFGKIVRLSRSLRSKLQAHLKLAAPLHDKFYVPHSPPKYTMETYPNNVLSLSTVTCFPLREKFSIPALLSFRSSNFSKRPYVLSPILNGFLKLQDNPSSIYFAKQTDSRQSSASKLLYARLQAPEHARNFSSPPFTRPASPSSSKFRFSSSSFQSTIRRNSLTSPYSVPELRSSESNQNKAGSINTGSAVNLVSSKPGEQKVHIMYKEGHKLRRIYKMFPADSAGSICAVSGYALGDVHVQCDNCGLRVNLDFIKHISMPCVPACFNSQQILVTFLKFFIKILGSYRNYLRKPHMSRENFGISKGSGGLIGSFDFNKFTRQASKVHGSWISSLCSSQAFAEFIGDRCELDLNDPRVALFDQLLLCERNHGKPRLFGKATPFLRDKSLEIQRIEVAPIPASLKNDNALH
- a CDS encoding uncharacterized protein (conserved fungal protein): MQGKINYKDITQKEMFNEIFKEYVKEEKQIDLGTCDQDSVHDLWRRFVKRWNDGKMKSKWYSLGKRISQPSYARLVGPSRPTLENLQDRRELQEQLNELRKLSRKSAFKSQAKRETELLDEILPKEPAGSKEAMQQKKKEKRAALKHYREASDNEEDLKETDLYGDRDSFQSRLKQKKQRSEFRASKREMERLERDQELRNKIEERNKKELETIEKLRELAKARLQGFSS